The following coding sequences lie in one Pseudomonas monsensis genomic window:
- a CDS encoding PqiC family protein, protein MTALRPLIFLLAGVLGLAGCSVHQPVSLYQLDSGSPAQPAQSAGMAVLLGPVVIADYLQRETLLQRQPDGSLQAATDGRWAGSLSSDIDQLLMRQVAGHLDSQRVVLAPATLGFTPDVQVLLTITRLDSGEKQPAILDAQWRLIDRRGQVRDNRIVHLQELHAGTTASQVQAQGILLQRLAEQLSVALKPLANQPPVAEAPRKAAPKPAAPAAEAEKQPKIPMASPIRTDMEVFRF, encoded by the coding sequence ATGACTGCTCTGCGCCCCCTTATTTTCCTGCTCGCCGGCGTTTTGGGCCTGGCGGGTTGCAGCGTTCACCAGCCGGTGTCGCTGTATCAGCTGGACAGCGGAAGTCCGGCTCAGCCTGCGCAAAGCGCAGGCATGGCGGTTTTGTTGGGTCCGGTAGTCATTGCTGATTACCTGCAACGTGAAACCCTGCTGCAACGTCAACCGGACGGTAGTCTGCAAGCGGCGACCGACGGTCGCTGGGCGGGCAGCCTTTCGTCGGATATCGATCAATTGCTGATGCGTCAGGTGGCCGGTCATCTCGACAGCCAGCGTGTGGTGCTGGCGCCGGCGACCCTGGGTTTTACCCCGGATGTGCAGGTGTTGCTGACCATCACGCGTCTGGACTCGGGTGAGAAACAACCGGCGATCCTCGATGCGCAATGGCGCTTGATCGACCGTCGTGGTCAGGTGCGCGATAACCGCATCGTCCACCTGCAGGAGCTGCATGCCGGCACCACGGCTTCGCAGGTTCAGGCGCAAGGCATTCTGCTGCAGCGTCTGGCCGAGCAGTTGTCGGTGGCGCTCAAACCGTTGGCCAATCAGCCGCCGGTGGCTGAAGCACCGCGTAAAGCGGCACCCAAACCGGCCGCGCCGGCAGCGGAAGCCGAGAAGCAGCCAAAGATTCCGATGGCTTCGCCGATTCGCACCGATATGGAAGTGTTCCGCTTCTAA